A single genomic interval of Streptomyces sp. NBC_00663 harbors:
- a CDS encoding NADP-dependent succinic semialdehyde dehydrogenase encodes MPIATVNPANGETLKTYEAMGAEEIERRLQLAEATFRTYRTTPFAERAQLLNRAAGLLDGLQQDIGRVMTTEMGKPVKQARAEAAKCAKAMRWYAEHAESLLADEEPADADVKDSGASRALVRYRPLGPVLAVMPWNFPLWQVIRFAAPALMAGNVGLLKHASNVPQTALFLEDLFHQAGYSEGVFQTLLIGSGAVEEILRDERVKAATLTGSEPAGRSVAATCGDMVKKTVLELGGSDPYVVMPSADIDRAAEIAVTARVQNNGQSCIAAKRFIVHADVYDTFAEKFVRGMQQLTVGDPMDEATDVGPLATEQGCADLEELVDDATRSGARVLCGGERPDGDGWYYRPTVLTDLTRDMRIHREEAFGPVATLYRVSDLDEAVLLANDSPFGLSSNVWTRDEAEVDRFVRDLEAGAVYVNGMTASHPAFPFGGVKRSGYGRELSGHGIREFCNITTVWHGA; translated from the coding sequence ATGCCCATCGCGACGGTGAACCCGGCGAACGGCGAGACGCTCAAGACGTACGAAGCCATGGGCGCCGAGGAGATCGAGCGCCGGCTCCAGCTCGCGGAGGCCACCTTCCGCACCTACCGGACGACACCGTTCGCCGAACGCGCCCAGCTGCTGAACCGGGCGGCCGGTCTGCTCGACGGCCTCCAGCAGGACATCGGCCGGGTCATGACCACCGAGATGGGCAAGCCGGTCAAGCAGGCCCGCGCCGAGGCCGCCAAGTGCGCCAAGGCGATGCGCTGGTACGCCGAGCACGCCGAGTCGCTGCTGGCCGACGAGGAGCCCGCGGACGCCGATGTGAAGGACTCCGGCGCGTCCCGGGCCCTCGTGCGCTACCGCCCGCTGGGCCCGGTGCTCGCGGTGATGCCGTGGAACTTCCCGCTCTGGCAGGTGATCCGGTTCGCCGCCCCCGCGCTGATGGCGGGCAACGTCGGCCTGCTCAAGCACGCCTCGAACGTCCCCCAGACCGCCCTCTTCCTGGAGGACCTGTTCCACCAGGCGGGCTACTCGGAGGGCGTCTTCCAGACCCTGCTCATCGGCTCCGGCGCGGTCGAGGAGATCCTGCGCGACGAGCGCGTCAAGGCGGCCACGCTCACAGGCAGTGAGCCCGCCGGGCGCTCGGTCGCCGCCACCTGCGGCGACATGGTGAAGAAGACGGTCCTCGAACTCGGCGGCAGCGACCCGTATGTCGTGATGCCGTCCGCGGACATCGACCGCGCGGCCGAGATCGCCGTGACGGCACGGGTGCAGAACAACGGGCAGTCGTGCATCGCCGCCAAGCGGTTCATCGTGCACGCCGACGTGTACGACACCTTCGCCGAGAAGTTCGTGCGGGGCATGCAGCAGCTGACGGTCGGCGACCCGATGGACGAGGCCACGGACGTCGGGCCGCTCGCCACCGAGCAGGGGTGCGCGGACCTGGAGGAGCTCGTCGACGACGCGACGCGCAGCGGGGCGCGGGTGCTGTGCGGGGGCGAGCGGCCGGACGGGGACGGCTGGTACTACCGGCCGACCGTCCTCACCGACCTCACCCGCGACATGCGCATCCACCGCGAGGAGGCCTTCGGCCCGGTGGCCACGCTGTATCGCGTGAGCGACCTCGACGAGGCGGTGCTGCTCGCCAATGACTCACCGTTCGGACTGAGTTCGAACGTGTGGACCCGGGACGAGGCCGAGGTCGATCGTTTCGTACGGGATCTCGAAGCCGGTGCCGTGTATGTCAACGGGATGACCGCGTCCCATCCGGCGTTCCCGTTCGGCGGCGTGAAGCGGTCCGGGTACGGCCGTGAGCTGTCCGGGCACGGAATCCGCGAGTTCTGCAACATCACGACGGTTTGGCACGGAGCGTGA
- a CDS encoding DUF6213 family protein has product MNREVTLPLIVDDRGTLQVSAADVSKLLRTVGGRWLHLVEAGEEGLDEDTVAALTIELAKLADRIDVACIAHSSGSAS; this is encoded by the coding sequence GTGAACCGTGAAGTGACTCTGCCGCTGATCGTCGACGACCGGGGCACCTTGCAGGTGTCCGCGGCCGATGTGAGCAAGTTGTTGCGCACGGTCGGGGGGCGGTGGCTGCATCTTGTCGAGGCGGGCGAGGAGGGCCTCGACGAGGACACGGTGGCCGCGTTGACCATCGAGTTGGCCAAGCTCGCCGATCGCATCGACGTGGCCTGCATCGCGCACAGTAGCGGGAGCGCGTCGTAA
- a CDS encoding NUDIX domain-containing protein — translation MRTSAGLLLFRHTGDGVEVLLGHMGGPFFARREAGAWTVPKGEYEPDEEPAREAARREFQEELGLPPPDGDALPLGEVRQSGGKLVTVWAIEADLDVAAVVPGTFRMEWPPKSGQEQEFPELDRVAWFSLARAREVIVKAQATFLDRLAEHSP, via the coding sequence ATGAGGACCAGCGCGGGCCTGCTCCTGTTCCGGCACACCGGCGACGGCGTCGAGGTGCTGCTCGGTCACATGGGCGGTCCGTTCTTCGCGCGCCGCGAGGCCGGGGCCTGGACCGTGCCGAAGGGGGAGTACGAACCCGACGAGGAGCCGGCCCGGGAAGCCGCCCGGCGTGAGTTCCAGGAGGAGCTGGGGCTGCCGCCGCCCGACGGGGACGCGCTGCCCCTCGGTGAGGTCAGGCAGTCGGGCGGCAAGCTCGTCACCGTCTGGGCGATCGAGGCCGACCTCGATGTCGCGGCCGTCGTCCCGGGCACGTTCCGCATGGAGTGGCCGCCGAAATCCGGGCAGGAGCAGGAGTTCCCGGAGCTGGACCGGGTGGCCTGGTTCTCCCTCGCGCGGGCCCGCGAGGTGATCGTCAAGGCGCAGGCCACGTTTCTCGACCGGCTGGCGGAGCACTCGCCCTGA